One Scomber scombrus chromosome 1, fScoSco1.1, whole genome shotgun sequence DNA segment encodes these proteins:
- the LOC133983018 gene encoding chromodomain Y-like protein 2 gives MASGDLYEVERIVDKRRNKKGKWEYLIRWKGYGSKEDTWEPEHHLLHCEEFIDQFNSLRLHSHKRPKIPKNRGGSLITSHPSATEISKARSEARKKKSTCGPAVGVRGGTVLGIGSGGSGPTQKQRKVGVGHGKHALGDRMSKAMTYKAPPHFAAPVRNPHNGVQNGEMEQLMYRPAARSHRLPSDRVEGELGDMDTTGQQVTSELGSPVANGKMHLPSSVKRKLAEEKGYVFDKRLRYNVRQSESNCRFRDIVVRKEEGFTHVLLSSQTTDNNALTPEIMKEVCRALGNAAADDSKLLLLSSVGTVFCSGLEPSYLIGRLSTDRRKESSRIADAVRDFVLAFIHFKKPIVVAINGPALGLGASILPLCDVVWASERAWFQTPCAALHLTPSGCSSYTFPQILGVALANEMLFCGRKLTAQEACSRGLVSQVFWPTTFNQEVMLRVREMASCNAVVLEESKCLVRSIILSVLEDVNEKECQMLKQLWCSTKGLEALFSYLHNKAYEK, from the exons ATGGCTTCAGGAGACCTTTACGAG GTGGAGCGGATTGTGGACAAGAGGCGGAACAAGAAGGGTAAATGGGAGTACCTGATTAGGTGGAAGGGCTATGGAAGTAAAGAGGACACCTGGGAGCCAGAGCACCATCTACTGCACTGTGAGGAGTTCATCGACCAGTTCAACAGCTTGCGATTGCACTCACACAAACGACCTAAAATTCCAAAAAATCGCGGAGGGAGCCTTATAACCAGCCACCCATCTGCCACAGAAATCTCCAAAGCTCGGTCTGAAGCCCGAAAGAAGAAAAGTACTTGTGGCCCAGCTGTAGGGGTTAGAGGCGGAACTGTTTTAGGGATTGGAAGTGGAGGGTCAGGACCCACTCAGAAACAGAGGAAAGTGGGTGTGGGACATGGGAAGCATGCTTTAGGGGACAGAATGAGCAAAGCCATGACGTACAAGGCTCCTCCTCACTTTGCTGCCCCAGTGAGGAACCCTCATAATGGAGTCCAGAATGGAGAGATGGAGCAGCTTATGTACAGGCCGGCGGCAAGGTCACATAGACTGCCCTCAGACAGAGTGGAGGGGGAACTAGGAGACATGGATACCACTGGACAGCAGGTCACCAGTGAACTAG GCTCCCCTGTGGCCAATGGCAAGATGCATCTGCCCAGCTCAGTAAAGCGGAAGCTGGCTGAGGAGAAAGGCTATGTGTTCGACAAGCGGCTCAGGTACAACGTGCGACAGAGCGAAAGCAACTGTCGATTCAGAGACATTGTGGTCAGAAAGGAGGAGGGCTTCACGCATGTCCTGCTATCCAGCCAAACAACAGACAACAACGCTCTGACACCAGAG aTCATGAAGGAAGTGTGTCGAGCTCTGGGTAATGCAGCTGCTGATGATAGTAAATTATTATTGCTCAGCTCTGTGGGGACTGTTTTCTGCAGCGGCCTGGAGCCGTCCTACCTGATAGGGCGTCTATCCACTGACCGCAGAAAAGAGAGCAGCCGCATAGCAGATGCTGTACG GGACTTTGTGTTGGCATTTATCCACTTCAAGAAACCTATCGTGGTGGCAATAAATGGGCCTGCTCTGGGCTTAGGGGCCTCCATCCTGCCCCTGTGTGATGTGGTGTGGGCCAGTGAGAGGGCCTGGTTCCAAACTCCATGTGCAGCCCTCCATCTCACCCCATCTGGCTGCTCCTCTTACACCTTCCCCCAGATCCTGGGTGTAGCTCTG GCCAACGAGATGCTGTTCTGTGGGAGAAAACTCACAGCTCAAGAAGCATGCAGTCGAGGTCTGGTGTCACAGGTCTTTTGGCCAACCACATTTAACCAAGAAGTGATGCTACGTGTAAGGGAAATGGCATCCTGCAATGCAGTG GTTTTAGAAGAGTCCAAATGCCTGGTGAGGAGCATCATCCTGTCTGTTCTAGAGGATGTGAATGAGAAGGAGTGTCAGATGCTGAAGCAGCTGTGGTGTTCAACCAAAGGGTTAGAGGCACTCTTCAGTTATCTGCATAACAAAGCGTATGAGAAGTGA